TATATAATTAAGACATGAATCTTACAGAAAACGTTGCTCTCCCCACAGCCTTTTTAGCGCCCTCTTGACCTCTTTGTTCCGCAGACTATAGATCAGCGGATTCAGCATGGGGATGACTATGGCGTAGGACACAGACGCCATCTTGTCTGTGCTCATGGAATGGCGGGAGCCGGGCTGTAGGTACATGAAGGCGCCTGTCCCATAGAAGATGGAGACGGAAGTGAGGTGGGACGCACAGGTGGAAAAGGCCTTCTGATGTCCTTCAGATGAGCGCACCCTCAGAATGGTGACAAAGATAAACAGGTAAGAGATCAAGATGATCAGGAGAGTAAAGGCGATATTGAAGctcaccaaaacaaaaaacactatcTCGCTTCTGTTGTTATCTGAGCATGAGAGAGCCAGGACAGGAGTAGCATCACAGAAAAAGTGATCAATCACGTTGGATCTGCAGAAAGAGAGACTGAATGCATTCCAAGTGTGCACAGAGGCCACTAGAAAACCGAGGACGTAGGCCGCTACGACCATCCAGGCACACACTCTTGGTGTCATGATGTTGGTGTAATGCAGTGGCTTGCACACTGCTGCATGACGGTCATAGGCCATTAAAGGCAAGAGAAAAGTTTCCACAGCGagaaagacagcaaaaaagaaaaactgagcagCACAAGCTTTGTAGGAAATGACCTTGTCTCCCGTGAGGAATCCAGCCATCACTTTGGGAGTGACGGCTGTGGAGTAACCAAAGTCCATCAGGGAGAGGTGGCTGAGGAAGACGTACATGGGAGTGTGGAGACGAGAGTCCAGCAGGATCAGCGTGATCACCCCCAGGTTCCCAACCAGAGTGAGGAGGTAGATGAGTGTGAACACTAGAAAGAGTGGGATCTGCAGTTGTGGGTCATCAGTTATCCCGGCAAGAATGAACTCAGTCACgactgtactgttctccatggggGTTATTTATGCATTATCAAAATGCACTATATCAATGAGAAAAGTGGATCTGGGTTGTAACTGTATAACTGTATAACTATATAAGGTATACTATCCAAGGTCTACCTTATAGGAGAATTCGCTCAGTTTAACATGGATGTAACAACAAAAGTTAAGTTTTAAACAATGGTAGAAACACAGAATATTCTAGcttaaagaatttttaagataATATAACCCAATCATCTGTCCTCATAAATGATTGAATCTTAAGTTCAGAATTGTAAACAGACATCTACACGATGATTGCAGAGATTACTTATAATGAGATTTGTTAGCGGACTTAAGTGgagattcagtggttaagactccatgctcccaaagcaagggcacaggtttgatccctggtcagagaactaaaatacAACATGCCattcagtgtggccaaaaaataaaaataaatgttaaaatgacatttttcttttttagcctcccaattcatattttcaaaaacaaggaaattcaTGCAATAAAATAGGTTACTATAATTTAATGCATTTCACTGCAATCACTATTGTATCAAgtttagtgttagttgctcagtcatgtttgactctttactatcccatggactgtagcctgccaggctcctctgtccacaggattcttcaggcaagaatactggagtgaatcgccattcccttctccagaggatcttcctaatccagggatcaaacccaggtctcctgtgtagcaggcagattctttaccctttgagctacagggaagaccgtTATATCAAGAACAATGTTATATTCTAGAGACACAAATTTCCATATATCATTTTCTAGGTTTCAGTAGTCTCAGAGGATAATAGGACACATAGAATGTAATTCCCAGGCAGTGGGATACTACAGAAATTCAGACATCAGAGAGTAATTGTTTAAAGTGTGACTCCAGGCTAGGGATGCTTGGATGCAAATTCTAGCTCCACCTTGTACTAGATAACTGACTTTGGGTGTTACTCAATATCAGTTGGCCATCAGTTTTCTCTTGAACTCATTATCAAACTGAAGTGATAATGCAAACTGGCATTGTAGGCTTTCACACATTATGACTAGGACAGAGTTAATGGTCTATGTACTGATTACAGAGCGTATGTTGCTATTGATGAATTCCAGATAACTGTGAAGTTGAGCATTCTATATGCTCACTCATTCATTTGCTTCTTTCCCCAAATCCTTTCAGCCTCATATTCGTCCATACTTCTTGCAATTTTTCAAGCAATAGTCCTCTTTTATTCAAGTTGTGCACTGTCCAGCTATGCCAAGTAAGACTTGATTATTTGCTGAGTCATCTTGGATATTAACTAGAGTGTATGAGCCTCAATTTCTTAATGTGTCAAGTGGATATTACAATATCGCCTGGCACTTAACAGGATTCAACCAATGTAAATATTCTTATTATTAGAAGATAGTGACAACATGTGTCTAGGCACACAAAATGTAGGTGTCACAAGGAAAGATTCCATGTGAGAATGAAGTCTGGATTACTACGCTTTCACCCATTTCATTATTCTTTGTATTCAACTTCTTAATCTACGCAACAGTTAATGATGGCTTGGAGCAGGCTCTCAGTGAGAAATTACCCAATTCTGAGTGCATTTCAAAAATAGAGCTTGCTGGATTTCCTGATATATTGAATGTAGGCATCAGAGAAAGAACAATAATGATTCCATTTTGTGTATAGTCCTATAGGGAATGGTGTAGAAGAAGCAGATGTTTGAGAAAGAACATGAAAGACGATTGCAGGTTAGGTGTTGTGAATTTCAGATTCCTTCTAGCCATCTAACTTAGAAGGGCTGCATAAATAATTAAGCTAGTTGCATCAGATTTTAATTCCAACTATGTTGGCCATTTGGTATTGATTTAACCCTCTCATATCATATTGAATCCACAAAACTAAGTAAGATCACTTAACGAAAGagcttggagaaaaaaaaatcaaagtatgaAAATATTACAAATTCAAAATCATGGAACAATACAGCGTTAAGAGGAAAGTGGGTAAGAATATTTTCACCACTGAGATTGCTGCTAGGGAAGCCTTATCTCAGAACACAGATTTCAGCTGGACAAGTAGTTAATGTAAAGTTAAGGTTATATTAGGAGTAGGAGGCAAAGTTACTGTATATCAGGTTATGCTGATGACTGACTGTAGATTCCAGAAGGAATAGTAGAATGATTTACGGAGTTGGGAAGGAGGGGCTGCTGGGCTTAAGAAGAGAGATATGAAGAGTTGTGGACAGTATTTAACAGGGATTGAGGGCTTTCCTGAGATTCCTCAGCTTTGTAACAGACATAAAACATCTGACTAACGACTagcagggggcactctttctgccctcttctgatgtctatgtcagaaactttctctatctcttctatactttaataaaactttattacacaaaagctctgagtgatcaaacCTCATCACTGGGCCCAGATTGCATTCCTGTCCTCCAGAGGACAAGAATTCCTCCATCTTTCACATCTCAACAACAAGCTTTCAGGGGTAGGGAGACTGGGAGGCCTTATTATCCAGAGAAGACATCTGCTTTGTTCTTACTTACCTTAATTGATACTcttattgctgctaagtcacttcactcgtgtccaactctgtgcgaccccctagacgtcagcccaccaggctcctccgtccctgggattctccaggcaagaacactgaagtgggttgccatttccttctccaatgcatgaaagtgaaaagtgaaagtgaaggtgctcagtcgggtctgactcctagtgaccccatggactgcagcccaccaggctcctccgtccatgggattttccaggcaagagtactggaagggggtgcattgccttctccaatcaataCTCTTCTTAGATGTCCCTAATTCTGGGGAGGGAGATATACTgaaactcattttattttattttgtaacccTCTTTCTTCTCAACAAAGTGGAGGAGTGATTCTTAAACCAGCATTTTCctatggcgggggggggggggggggtgtgcaAAGAAGCTAGTTTCAGGTACATTGTTACAATAAAATTAATCTAATGGTGAGAGTAAGAATtataaaaagttttcaaattatTGGCGGGCTTTTTTACCTTGTTTCTTTGAAGTTTTTCATGGATTGTGCCACTTAAAATAACTGGTATCCAGGAGATACTTAAAAAGTGCAGTCTTCCTGACAAGATGCTCT
This portion of the Bos taurus isolate L1 Dominette 01449 registration number 42190680 breed Hereford chromosome 15, ARS-UCD2.0, whole genome shotgun sequence genome encodes:
- the OR5B150 gene encoding olfactory receptor family 5 subfamily B member 150; this translates as MENSTVVTEFILAGITDDPQLQIPLFLVFTLIYLLTLVGNLGVITLILLDSRLHTPMYVFLSHLSLMDFGYSTAVTPKVMAGFLTGDKVISYKACAAQFFFFAVFLAVETFLLPLMAYDRHAAVCKPLHYTNIMTPRVCAWMVVAAYVLGFLVASVHTWNAFSLSFCRSNVIDHFFCDATPVLALSCSDNNRSEIVFFVLVSFNIAFTLLIILISYLFIFVTILRVRSSEGHQKAFSTCASHLTSVSIFYGTGAFMYLQPGSRHSMSTDKMASVSYAIVIPMLNPLIYSLRNKEVKRALKRLWGEQRFL